The following DNA comes from Papaver somniferum cultivar HN1 chromosome 4, ASM357369v1, whole genome shotgun sequence.
gagaaaataggaacaattattcttcctggtggtttgagattggacaatgtgctttatgtgccacagataacttgtaacttgatttcggttacacaactcattgatgaggtagtatgtaatgttcaatgtactaacactttatgtcttatacaggaccggttgacgaggaaggtgattggagtgggtgagcgacgaggtggactatatatgttctgtggtgtgcctccagTTAAAGTGCTTACGGTGAGTGAAGATACGTATGAGCTGTGGCATCAGCgattgggacatccatcagagaaAGTGTTACAACGGTTACCAGGTCTGGGTagattattgaagaaaaataatgatgcgtgtgatatttgtccacgtgcaaaacatcgtagaagtagttttgctagtagtttgagcaaatccagttgtagttttgatttggttcatatagatttatggggtccttataagacGTGCTCGTCTTctggagcacaatattttttgaaaatagtagatgatttttcaagaggtgtgtggatttatttaattcaaagcaaaactgAGGTTGCAACGATATTTCTTAACTTTATTGCGCTTGTGAAACGTCAATttggtaaagaaatcaaaattgttagaagtgataatggaaccgaatttaatgcattgcgtggctactttaagactaatggaatagtttttgagacatcctgtgtaggaacacctcaacaaaatggaagagttgagagaaaacatcagcacataatgaatgtggcaagagctttgaggtttcaagcaaatttaccgatcagattttggggagaatgtgctttgacagcagcgtatttgattaatcgtacgcGTACACCGGTTCTAaataacaaaactccatatgaagttcTATTTGGGAAACCGGCACCATATAGTCAGTTGAAAGTATTTGGTTGCTTGTGTTATGCacatgatcaaagtagtaaaggggaTAAGTTTGCAAGTCGAGGAAGAAGGTGCGTCTTTCTGGGTTATCCTTTTGGGAATAAGGCATGGAAATTATATGACTTAGACAAGagacaatttttagtttcaaGGGATGTAGAGTTTCATGAACATCAGTTTCCTTACATATCTAGGGTACCTGATCGGCCAACTGAGACAGTTCAGGCTAATAATGACGtgtgttggagtgatgatgaagaaatagTGCAGCAAGAGAACCCAGAagatattactgagaacccaatatacattactgagaacccagaagACAATACTGCgaacccagaatatattactgggaaccaggaaggtattactgcgaacccagaaaacattactgagaacccggaagacattactgagaaccctgaAGATAAtactgagaacccagaatatattactgagaaccctgTGGTCTCGAAGGAAGTGACGGAAGCTAGTATGGGTAAAGGAAGGAGACAGAAGATTCCGTCTAGTAGGCTCAAAGGTTTTGTAACACACACTGTACGACAAAATAGTCCATCTCATGCTCACTCTCCACAATCGtcatcctcaggtacgccgtatcctttgacatattatgttagttgtgataaattctcTACAGTTCATAAAAAGTTTCTTGCAGCAATTACTGCTGGGTCTGCGCCTAAAAATTTCAAAGAAGCCATGAAGTATCCAGGATGGCGTAAGgcaatggcagaagaaatacgagctttggaagaacaaggaacatgggaattaAAAGAATTACCGCCGGTAAAGAAAGCTCTTGGTagtaaatggatttacacagagaagtatgatgagaatggacagttggtgcggctcaaagctagactggtgatctttgggaatcatcaagtagaagggttggattacaatgagacatttgcaccagtggcgaaaatgacgacagtgcggactttcctagctgtggcagcaattaagaattgggaagtacatcagatggatgtacataatgcatttcttcatggagacttggaagaagaagtgtatatgaaaataccacctggattttctcaaggtaagtctaatatggtgtgtaggatgaaaaaatctttatatggtttaaagcaggctcctcggtgttggtttgcaaaattgtctgcagctttgaagaattatgggtttcggcaatcATATTCTGATTATTCTCTTTTTATCATGACTAAGGGAAAAACCCAACTTAATGTTTtggtctatgtggatgatttgattgttgcgggTAATGATTTGGTTGCGCTTGATCAATTCAAACGTTACTTGGGACAAtgcttcaagatgaaagatttgggaaagttGAAGTATTTTCTGGGTTTGGAGGTGGCACGGAGTGCACAAGGTTTTTATATGTGTCAACACAAATATGCGTTGGATATCATCATGGAAGcaggtttattaggtgcaaaacctgcagaatttccaatggaaactaatcaccgtctttctttggacaaaggagatttgttcaCGGATGTGGAAAAATATCGAAGATTGATTGGACGTTTAATCTATTTGTCCGTGACTCGTCCAGACCTAGCATATTCTGTTCATATTTTGTCTCAATTCATGCAACTGCCGAGAATAGCACATTGGGAAGCGGCTCTTCGTGTGGttcgatatttgaagaagaatcctgggcaaggaattctgttgcgctctgatagtggtcttaatttgaaaggatggtgtgactctgattgggctggttgtcccttaactagacgctcgttgacgggttggtttgttcttcttgggtATTCTCCAATATCCTGGAAAACTAAGAAGCAACATACTGTTTCTCGCTCGTCAGCTGAAGCGGAATACAGATCTATGGCAGCGGCGACGTGCgaattaaaatggttgaaaaaaTTACTGGGTGATTTGGGAGTTCATCATCCACATGGAATGCGTCTTCTCTGTGATAGTCAATCGGctttgtatattgctcagaatccagtttttcatgaacgaacaaagcaTATTGAAGTTGATTGTCATCTGGTTAGAGATGCTATCGTGCAGAAGCTTATTACGCCTTCTTACACTCCTACAACAGTGCAATTGGCGGACATTTTTACTAAATCTTtagggaaagctcagtttcagtttcttatgtccaagatgggcatgtaTGACctccatgctccgtcttgagggagggtattaggagagttatatttatgggctcgagactcttggattgagacccatcttcacagtctcagtttgagaccaatcttcacagtctcagttcacagttatccactgttatggacagtccaatgattcTACTGTGatggacagtccaatgattcaactgttatggacagtccattgtaaggtcgaactctagggttgtatatcttgtataagagGCAGATTGAATGAAGGAATAAAACACGAAACTATTTTGATATATGTGTTTTACAAAATCTCACAAATACCCACTTGATCATGCTGTTTTTAAAGATCCTCGTTCAATTACGAAACAAGGTTGGAATGCACTAAAAGATATATACTTAGACAAACAAGATGTACATATCGATGTTCATAGATTTAGACCTACTTTGTTAAATGCACTTCAGCTTCTCCGTAAATAGAACAATTCCGATTTTGAGATGCTAATGGTGCATCCTTTTACTCCATTGATGTTAATTCTTGGCTGTTGTTATATCTGTTCGGGAATAGAAAACTGCTTCTGTTGTGAGTTGGAAAATAGTGTTTGGCTTTTGATGGCTCGTCTGGATTTGACTCTTTGGATCCGACTCAATATCAGACTCTCGGCTGAATCAGACTCATCTGACTCGCCTCGACAAAAATGTATATGTATCAGTTGTTTGAAGTCCAAAATACATATCAGGAGTAAAAAAGTTAACTGAGTCAGAACAGCTTAGTTTGGCAATGTCTGTCTCGGACATGAGCCACATTCACATGCTTGTTActcaagttaaaaaaaaaaattaacacccTCGAATGTCATGAAAATCCGAAAAGCCTTGAATAGGAAACAACACTTGAACCATCAACCTTGAAGAATCCACTAATGATCCTAGCGCCAAAGGATATGATACGGAATACTAGAATATTGCGGGACTCGCACATTCATTTTCCTTGAGAACCGACCGACACTCTTCTTGTCAGGTATGTATGGGTCGCGTAGTTGTTGATATTCGATGCATACAGTAGCATCATCGAatccaattttttttccaaaagagAGTGACGTTTGTTCTCCGATCACCATCGAAAGTACTCCAGTCAATATAACTTTCCTAACTGCTGCTACTAGCTAACCAATAATTAAAGAATCATCTACTGTATGATCGCTACGTACTACGTGCCACCATAACAAAAGTTAAAAAAGAAACTAAACATACGTTCGTACGTCTTCAATCAATCAAAGATGTATGAATGATTACAAAAGGTAGTAGGAGCAATTGACAACAATGGATCTCCTTCTCAATAATGTATACAACTTACTCTGTGGAACTGTACGAATTATTACTTTTTAATTAACGTAATACTACCCTATAGTATTTCATTTCACCGCTAAGTGTAAAGAAAAGTACATTTAGAGTTTAAACTGtatcgtgaatacaacaaactcTCTACAACCTACGCCCAAATTCCTAGCATTCAGTATCAAATGTTACATAACCCCTAGTTCTAATAAGAGGATACTCCTTCCTGGATGGAGTAAATGTAACAGTTGAGGTAGATCGCTAGCTCTAGTTATTGATGAGAAACAGCTCTGAACGATCAGGGGTCAGTTAGTTAATTCTTTCTTTGAATGTGTGCTCAGAAACTGTGAACTTGTTTGTTGGAACATCTAATTCTGTCCTTTATTAAGGCAGTGGCACACACTTCTATTATTAGTTTGTTATGATGGCTTTGAGTTGTATAATAACACTGCTTCCGCACACATGCTGCCAGATTCCCTATGGATTAAGACCCTCCTTAATCATTCGAGCAGTTTTAATAATTTACTATCAGATCATCCATTCCTTTCACaaacttttttttgatgaaaaactAATTAACACTTAAAAACTAGCTAGTCTCTTTCAGTATAATATGCTAGTTGTTTATTAGAGATTAAGAACGTACCAATAAGTAATTCCTTTAATCAGTATGGTTTGGTGTTATAACTAGATGATCATTCAAGATCGGAAGCATTCAAGGAAGTTGATATGGAGTACAACAAGATACTCGCCAGAAGTTTTAGTCACACCGAACAGAAAAAGATCGGTTACTGCGCTATCGGTGTATGCTTAGTCATTGCAGTACTAACTTCATTTGCAGTCATCTCCAAGCCTTCCTATCTTACTACTAGTCATCCGATTCGTAAGTACCCTATGCTTAATTCTATGTTTTCGTACTTTACAGCAGTCAAACGTCTCTTCATTATTACTTTTCTGCAGTGAATTATAATGCTGGATTAAGAATGTTATCGATCGATGAAGATACAAGCAGTAATTCGCTTCAAAGACAAAGTACGTACGTTTAAATTTATATTGCATTTTATGATCTTGTTATGGTGTTTTCAGTTTTCTACAGTTGTCGTGATACATAATCTTGATTTTCAGGTACGGATGTCGTTACTGTTACTGATGCAGATGAAATGAAGGGGGAAGCTGAGGGTGCACATAATGTTGATAATCGGATGATACAGGAAATCAAGCTTACTCCGGTGTGCGACGTTTTAGACCCACGATTTGATATTTGCGAGATTGATGGCCATATAAGGATCCACGGGAAATCGTCATCCGTTCTCTATAATACATTATTATCTGCAGAAGGTATTTTAAGTTCTGGGAATGAATCATGGAGAATCAAACCATACGCTCGAAAATCAGATAACTCAGCGATGAAGGTAGTGAATGCATTTTTGGTAAAACCGCTGCTCAAAAACGACTTAAGCCAGCCAAATTGTACTACTTATCATAATGTTCCTGCGGTGATTTTCTCGGTCGGAGGTTATGCTGGCAACTATTTCCACGCTTACACTGATGTGTTGGTACCTCTTTTTCTCACTTCTCATCACTTTAACCAACAAGTTCAATTTCTAGTTACAGATTTTAGTCCTTATTGGATTTCAAAGTACAAACCCATTCTAAGTCACCTGTCCAAGTATCCGATAGTCGACATTGATAAAGAAAATGATGTCCATTGTTACCCGAAGGTCATCGTTGGTCTCAAGTTTCATAAGGATTTAACTATCGATCCTCTGAAATCCCCAAAACATCATTACTCAATGACAAATTTCACCCAGTTCTTAAGGGAGTCCTACTCACTAAATAGATCATCTCCAATAAAAATGAGAGGTAATATTCGTTCCAAGAAACTTCCTAGGCTTCTGATTGTTTCGCGTAAGAGAACGCGTAAATTTACCAATGAAGGTGCAATAGCAAAGATGGCCTCAAGTTTGGGGTATGAAGTAATTGTGGAAGAGCCTGGTGTGACTAAGGATGCAACGCGGTTCGCGCAAATGGTAAATTCATGTGATGTGATGATGGGAGTTCATGGGGCAGGATTGACCAACTTGGTTTTGCTGCATCCTAATGCGGTGTTTATTCAGATCATACCTTGGGGAGGTTTGGAATGGGTTTGTAGAGTTAGTTTTGAAGAACCAGCAAAGGATATGAAGTTGAAGTACTTGGATTATAAGATTACTGAAAATGAGAGTTCTTTAATTCAGCAATATCCACTTGATCATGCTGTTTTTAAGGATCCCGTTTCGATTAAGAAACAAGGTTGGCATGCACTTAGGTCTGTGTATTTAGATAACCAGGATGTAAATATTGATGTGGAGAGATTCACACCTACTTTGTTAAAAGCACTTGAGCTTCTCCATATGTAGATCAATTGCAGAATTCAGAAATTCGTCAATGTCTCATTTGTAAGtttgtattgattttttttttttttgaaagttacaTAATGATGCAAATGTCACTCCAATGGCGAAGTGCTATGTATAAATGAATGCAACATTGCTAATGGGGTGCCAGATTACTAGGAGGGTGATTTTATATGGGTTTTGGTACCCATTGTAAAGACGATAATGTTTTCTCAACATTGGATAAAAATATTCAGGTTAAGATGAaatctttaagaggaaacgacaTAAATTCTAATCCGGGGTCTTCGAATCGAGAGAGAATTAAGAGAGATCAAGAATTCTCACTATTTCTTAGGTTCATGGACCAAATTCGATTCAGTGGGATTTTTCACTCATACTTTTTTTCCACCAagaacattttatgaactctttgacCCCCGAATTTGGAGTATCCTCCTTTCAAGCGATTCACATGGTTCAACAAACAATCGATATTTCACGATTAAAGGTGTAGTGCTGCTTgtgagaaaaatcaaatttgattAATTCAACTTATAATAATTTGGTACAATTAGAAAATTACAAAAACGAAACCATTCAGTTTAAACAACCAAAAACAATTAATCAAATCTGACAACGAGATTTCCAACAAGACTTACAAGGAGCTCTAGGAACTCTGATTGTTTGAACAACGAGTTACGTGCAAAAAATACAGTATGAAAACGTAGGGGGTACCAAGATACACCATCAACATTTTCTTAGccaatttgtatggaaaaactcaacacaactccaagagtaaaaactcaatcaaggaaattgcctagagttatatctctctctctctcttgttgttagaacgtttacagaatcgaatctgtgaacctaactagaaagagagttcttggacggtaccaaagaccaatgttcaaggaccaatcaagtcttttccaactaacatggttggacctagctactgtgattgatcaacgcacaacctgtgatatttcaattataaagataaacaatataatgcggaaaaaagaaataacacaaacaccaggagttttgttaacgaggaaaccacaaatgaaggaaaaactccaggacctagtccagattgaacaccacactgtattaaatcgCTATAGACACTAGTATACTACCAATTaccttcggtctggaatgtagttgagccctaaaaggaaATCTACCGATCAAGGTATAgatgcgttccttacgcctcttgaatatcGTAAGActatgcgcaattgattcccttagatgatgtcacccacaactaagagttgct
Coding sequences within:
- the LOC113273863 gene encoding uncharacterized protein LOC113273863, with the translated sequence MEYNKILARSFSHTEQKKIGYCAIGVCLVIAVLTSFAVISKPSYLTTSHPILNYNAGLRMLSIDEDTSSNSLQRQSTDVVTVTDADEMKGEAEGAHNVDNRMIQEIKLTPVCDVLDPRFDICEIDGHIRIHGKSSSVLYNTLLSAEGILSSGNESWRIKPYARKSDNSAMKVVNAFLVKPLLKNDLSQPNCTTYHNVPAVIFSVGGYAGNYFHAYTDVLVPLFLTSHHFNQQVQFLVTDFSPYWISKYKPILSHLSKYPIVDIDKENDVHCYPKVIVGLKFHKDLTIDPLKSPKHHYSMTNFTQFLRESYSLNRSSPIKMRGNIRSKKLPRLLIVSRKRTRKFTNEGAIAKMASSLGYEVIVEEPGVTKDATRFAQMVNSCDVMMGVHGAGLTNLVLLHPNAVFIQIIPWGGLEWVCRVSFEEPAKDMKLKYLDYKITENESSLIQQYPLDHAVFKDPVSIKKQGWHALRSVYLDNQDVNIDVERFTPTLLKALELLHM